The Nitrospiria bacterium genome includes a region encoding these proteins:
- a CDS encoding O-acetyl-ADP-ribose deacetylase — protein MKTTIHKSILEVVEGDITLQDTEAIVNAANTTLLGGGGVDGAIHRAGGPQILEECRWIGGCPTGEARITTGGRLKAPYVIHTVGPVYRDGRHGEPELLASAYRSSLKLASQHKIRSVAFPSVSTGAYGYPIEAAAQIALGVVRDYLEGHRGIRLVRFVLFGTMAFEVYERVL, from the coding sequence ATGAAGACGACGATTCATAAATCGATTCTGGAGGTGGTCGAGGGGGATATTACATTGCAGGACACCGAGGCGATCGTGAACGCGGCCAACACGACGCTCCTCGGCGGAGGGGGCGTGGACGGCGCGATCCATCGCGCGGGGGGGCCGCAGATTCTGGAGGAATGCCGGTGGATCGGCGGCTGTCCCACCGGTGAGGCCCGCATTACGACCGGCGGCCGGCTCAAGGCCCCATACGTCATTCACACCGTGGGACCGGTCTACCGGGACGGCCGCCATGGAGAGCCGGAGTTGCTCGCCTCGGCTTACCGATCTAGCCTCAAGCTCGCATCCCAACACAAGATCCGATCCGTGGCCTTTCCGTCGGTCAGCACGGGAGCCTACGGGTATCCGATCGAGGCCGCGGCACAGATTGCGCTGGGCGTCGTGCGGGACTATCTCGAAGGTCATCGAGGAATCCGCTTGGTCCGCTTTGTCCTTTTCGGCACGATGGCCTTTGAGGTGTATGAACGGGTTTTA
- a CDS encoding arginine deiminase family protein produces MPSFLMCPPDYYQIEYEINPWMNRRRPAEPVAAMRQWRALYDLLTTKLGATVELLSPAKGLPDLVFTANAGLVSGGKFIQGRFRFPQRQREAPLFEAWFKKKAYQIFPLPEEACFEGEGDALPFGKTLFAGYRMRSDIQSHRTIGEILACEVLSLELVDSRFYHLDTCFCPLTDRAALYFPPAFDDYGRKVIAASVPEAIPVVPEEALRFACNAIVIGNEVVLHSGCDATNRELRRRGVKVHELDLSEFHRAGGSAKCMVLRLS; encoded by the coding sequence ATGCCGTCATTTCTCATGTGTCCACCGGACTACTACCAGATCGAGTACGAGATCAATCCGTGGATGAACCGTCGCCGTCCGGCCGAGCCGGTCGCGGCCATGCGGCAGTGGCGGGCCCTTTACGATCTCCTGACGACGAAGCTGGGCGCGACCGTCGAGCTTTTGAGTCCGGCGAAGGGCCTCCCCGACCTGGTCTTCACGGCCAACGCGGGGCTGGTGTCGGGCGGGAAATTTATCCAAGGCCGTTTCCGTTTTCCCCAGCGCCAGCGCGAGGCGCCGCTGTTCGAGGCCTGGTTTAAAAAAAAGGCCTACCAGATTTTCCCGCTTCCGGAGGAAGCCTGTTTTGAAGGCGAGGGGGATGCGCTTCCGTTTGGAAAAACGCTCTTTGCCGGTTACCGGATGCGCTCCGATATCCAGTCCCACCGGACGATCGGCGAGATCCTGGCTTGCGAAGTGCTGTCGCTGGAACTCGTGGATTCACGCTTCTATCACCTGGATACCTGCTTCTGTCCCTTGACCGACCGGGCCGCCCTCTATTTTCCCCCGGCCTTCGACGACTATGGCCGGAAGGTCATCGCGGCCTCCGTTCCGGAAGCGATCCCCGTTGTCCCGGAGGAAGCGCTCCGCTTTGCCTGCAACGCGATCGTCATCGGGAACGAGGTCGTCCTGCATTCCGGTTGCGATGCGACGAACCGCGAATTGCGCCGTCGCGGAGTGAAGGTGCACGAGCTGGACCTGTCCGAATTCCATCGTGCGGGGGGGAGCGCAAAGTGTATGGTTCTCCGACTATCCTAA
- a CDS encoding TIGR00300 family protein, translating to MPSETVELQGHIIDSLTLPKVLDEVMNYGGTFEILDVAIGQRREDSSRARIQVSAPSREVLDRILGRIRQLGAVAVREEEVALVPADRDGAFPENFYCTTNLQTFVRFKGQWLEVARPEMDCGIRVDPGGRTAATIPMHRVENGDRIVVGHQGIKVIPLERSPERNVFEFMASSVSSEKPKAVVIREVAARIRAAKQAGEKVMVVAGPAVVHTGAGAHLERLIEEGWVDLLFAGNALAVHDIEQALYGTSLGVYLEKGIPAKEGHEHHLRAINTIRRAGSIRDAVERGILKSGIMAACVRKNIEMVLAGSIRDDGPLPEVMTDMVAAQDALRRLLPGVSVCVMIATMLHSIAAGNLLPASVKLVCVDINPAVVTKLTDRGSFQAIGLVTDVEPFLRELSANLSS from the coding sequence ATGCCTTCCGAGACCGTTGAGCTGCAGGGTCACATCATCGACTCGCTGACCTTGCCGAAGGTCCTGGATGAGGTGATGAACTACGGCGGGACCTTCGAGATCCTCGATGTGGCGATCGGCCAGCGCCGCGAGGATTCCAGCCGGGCCCGTATTCAGGTCTCCGCACCGTCCCGGGAGGTTCTCGACAGGATCTTAGGCCGGATCCGGCAGCTCGGGGCTGTTGCGGTGCGGGAGGAAGAGGTCGCGCTCGTTCCGGCCGACCGGGACGGTGCCTTTCCCGAAAATTTCTACTGCACCACGAACCTTCAAACCTTCGTTCGATTCAAAGGCCAATGGTTGGAAGTGGCGCGGCCCGAGATGGACTGCGGGATCCGGGTCGATCCGGGGGGACGAACCGCGGCCACGATCCCGATGCATCGCGTCGAAAATGGGGACCGGATCGTGGTGGGCCATCAGGGGATCAAGGTCATCCCGCTGGAGCGCTCGCCGGAGCGAAATGTCTTCGAGTTTATGGCAAGCTCCGTCTCCTCCGAGAAACCCAAGGCCGTCGTGATTCGGGAAGTGGCGGCACGCATCCGCGCGGCGAAACAGGCCGGCGAAAAGGTGATGGTCGTCGCTGGCCCGGCCGTCGTGCATACCGGCGCCGGGGCGCATCTGGAACGGCTGATCGAAGAGGGCTGGGTCGATCTCCTTTTCGCCGGCAACGCCCTGGCGGTTCACGACATCGAGCAGGCGCTCTACGGGACCTCGTTGGGCGTCTATTTGGAAAAGGGGATCCCGGCGAAAGAGGGACATGAGCACCACCTGCGCGCCATCAACACGATCCGCCGCGCGGGAAGCATCCGGGACGCGGTGGAACGGGGAATTTTAAAGTCCGGCATCATGGCCGCATGCGTGCGGAAAAATATCGAGATGGTCCTGGCCGGATCGATCCGGGACGACGGGCCGCTGCCGGAGGTGATGACCGACATGGTCGCCGCCCAGGATGCGCTTCGGCGCCTCCTGCCCGGCGTGTCGGTCTGCGTGATGATCGCCACGATGCTGCATTCGATCGCGGCCGGCAACCTCCTCCCGGCCTCGGTGAAACTGGTCTGCGTCGACATCAACCCGGCCGTGGTGACGAAGCTGACCGACCGCGGAAGTTTTCAGGCGATCGGGCTCGTGACGGACGTGGAGCCGTTTCTGCGGGAGCTGTCGGCGAATCTGTCTTCTTGA
- a CDS encoding OmpA family protein translates to MNNYIRIGMVVLAAGMIVSGCVSSGKYTKMEKAKNDEITSLQQEKSTLEQQKAALEKDNAGLKQQISSLDQHYTSAQQQVRSLQQENASLVASSERQQEQFDALVKDLSSEVQKGELQVKQYKNMLSVELAEQIFFDSGRAKLKPRGTEVLKKVGEALKGYGDKIIRVVGHTDNRPVAKSLQGTFPTNWELSVARATTVVRFLQDVGVPPERMVASGRAEYDPVAPNDTPEGRQQNRRIEIMLIDKNLVSEMTQASK, encoded by the coding sequence ATGAATAATTATATTCGTATCGGCATGGTCGTTCTCGCAGCCGGAATGATCGTGAGCGGTTGCGTAAGCTCGGGAAAGTATACAAAGATGGAAAAGGCAAAGAATGATGAGATCACCTCGCTGCAGCAGGAAAAAAGCACGCTGGAGCAGCAGAAAGCCGCTCTGGAAAAGGACAACGCCGGATTGAAGCAGCAGATATCGTCCCTGGATCAGCATTATACGTCGGCACAGCAGCAGGTCAGGTCCCTGCAGCAGGAGAACGCCTCGCTGGTTGCCTCCAGTGAACGGCAACAGGAGCAGTTCGATGCGCTGGTGAAGGACCTGTCTAGCGAAGTGCAAAAGGGTGAGCTTCAGGTGAAGCAGTACAAGAACATGCTGTCGGTCGAGCTGGCAGAGCAGATCTTCTTCGACTCCGGTCGTGCGAAGCTTAAACCGAGGGGAACAGAAGTCTTGAAAAAAGTCGGCGAGGCCTTGAAAGGCTACGGGGACAAGATCATCCGGGTCGTAGGCCATACGGATAACAGGCCGGTCGCAAAGTCCCTTCAGGGCACCTTCCCGACGAACTGGGAGCTTTCGGTCGCCCGGGCGACCACCGTAGTCCGCTTTCTTCAAGACGTGGGCGTGCCGCCCGAACGGATGGTCGCGTCGGGGAGGGCGGAATACGACCCGGTGGCGCCGAACGACACGCCGGAAGGACGCCAGCAGAACCGACGGATCGAGATCATGCTGATTGATAAAAATCTGGTGAGCGAGATGACCCAGGCGAGTAAATGA
- a CDS encoding VOC family protein yields the protein MAKVVSDSWVMGPSKNIKKSVAFYAKLGLKPSMRMPFYVEFKIPGGTALGLHSMGEKIEKKKGRGGGFGIMLRVKGIEKLAVGLKRKGIRCSPVRTAPGGAKFSSFSDPDGNRLTLIQMA from the coding sequence ATGGCAAAAGTCGTTTCGGATTCATGGGTGATGGGTCCTTCGAAAAATATCAAGAAGTCGGTCGCGTTTTATGCGAAGCTGGGGCTGAAGCCCTCGATGCGGATGCCGTTTTACGTCGAGTTCAAGATCCCGGGTGGCACGGCGTTGGGGCTTCACTCGATGGGGGAGAAGATCGAGAAAAAGAAGGGCCGCGGGGGAGGGTTCGGGATTATGCTTCGCGTGAAGGGGATCGAAAAGCTCGCGGTCGGATTGAAGCGGAAGGGAATTCGTTGCAGCCCGGTCCGGACGGCGCCCGGCGGGGCGAAGTTTTCCTCCTTTTCGGATCCGGACGGCAACCGGCTGACCTTGATCCAGATGGCTTGA
- a CDS encoding diguanylate cyclase translates to MTPSSNIPTGETVIDNIRNIERRESQLWIMTLGLLLLYAGILIGTYLINLSESSPSLNDYQSTTVKALAGLLILTCLFTIYVLHIRWAFRRMRRIFEVHAMRDNLTGLYNRYYFEERIKEEIQRADRQSQPLAILLCDIDNFKSINDMQGHQAGDRALKKVAEAIQEATRGIDLVCRWGGDEMVVVLSNSTREGVLVAAERIEKRVRLTGAGEESPFDLSIGVALYPDHGRSTNELIRMADRALYIAKKGGDKVHIGEEEYRLDQDALKTVFQPIVDTRTTQIIGYEALSRDPQGKLEISQLFKRYQAVGQLKELKTLCLNVQLQRAATLGLKKVFINVDFSVLGEFKTVPPLRGPEVILEISESEALLDIDRHLEIARKWRSRGYKFAIDDFGAGFISLAFVAKLVPDYIKLDRSAIVQAASSEQFGRFLKDLTLAFKNYSKEGIISEGIETEKELRVANETGTYLAQGILLGEPQELNSPPSMEPAKTGLDPQHKIK, encoded by the coding sequence ATGACGCCATCGAGTAATATTCCCACTGGAGAGACCGTTATAGATAATATCCGAAATATCGAGCGGAGAGAATCGCAACTCTGGATCATGACGCTGGGCCTATTGTTGCTCTATGCCGGCATTCTCATCGGCACCTACCTGATCAATTTGAGTGAGTCGTCGCCGAGTCTTAACGACTATCAGTCCACCACGGTCAAGGCCCTGGCCGGGTTATTGATCCTGACCTGTCTCTTTACGATTTACGTTCTGCATATCCGTTGGGCTTTCCGGCGCATGAGGCGTATATTCGAGGTACACGCCATGCGGGATAACCTCACCGGTCTATACAATCGTTATTACTTCGAGGAACGGATAAAGGAGGAAATCCAGCGCGCCGATCGCCAATCCCAGCCCTTGGCCATTTTGCTATGCGACATCGACAATTTCAAGTCCATCAATGACATGCAGGGACATCAGGCGGGGGATCGGGCATTAAAAAAAGTGGCGGAAGCGATTCAAGAGGCCACCCGTGGAATCGACCTGGTCTGTCGGTGGGGCGGAGACGAAATGGTGGTCGTCCTATCCAATAGTACTCGTGAAGGGGTGTTGGTAGCCGCCGAACGGATTGAGAAAAGGGTGCGCCTGACCGGGGCCGGTGAAGAATCCCCCTTCGACCTGAGCATCGGGGTCGCCTTGTATCCCGACCACGGCCGAAGTACAAATGAACTCATCCGGATGGCCGACCGGGCGCTGTACATCGCCAAGAAGGGGGGAGATAAAGTCCACATCGGGGAGGAGGAATATCGACTCGATCAAGACGCCCTTAAAACCGTGTTTCAGCCCATCGTCGACACACGCACAACACAAATTATCGGCTATGAGGCGTTAAGCCGGGATCCCCAGGGAAAGTTGGAAATCTCCCAGCTGTTCAAACGATACCAGGCCGTGGGCCAATTGAAAGAACTCAAAACGCTTTGTTTGAATGTGCAACTCCAACGCGCCGCGACGCTTGGATTAAAAAAGGTGTTCATCAATGTCGATTTCAGCGTCCTCGGCGAATTCAAAACCGTTCCCCCGCTCCGGGGGCCGGAGGTCATCCTGGAGATTTCGGAATCCGAAGCCCTGCTGGACATCGACCGCCATCTGGAAATCGCCCGGAAGTGGCGCTCGCGTGGCTATAAATTCGCCATCGACGACTTTGGAGCGGGTTTCATTTCCCTGGCCTTCGTCGCCAAGCTTGTTCCGGATTATATCAAGCTGGACCGTTCGGCGATCGTCCAGGCCGCGTCCTCCGAGCAATTCGGCCGCTTTCTGAAAGATCTTACCCTGGCTTTTAAAAACTATTCCAAGGAAGGAATCATCTCCGAAGGGATCGAAACCGAAAAGGAATTACGGGTTGCGAACGAAACCGGGACCTACCTTGCCCAAGGCATTCTGCTCGGTGAGCCCCAAGAGTTGAACAGTCCACCTTCCATGGAACCCGCGAAGACCGGCCTTGACCCACAGCATAAGATCAAGTGA
- a CDS encoding YncE family protein, translating into MIRRLSSCVWIIGIAAGLSLAFLSSAALPDPFGAETAPSPQPRSTVIFEVPHSDSIAVFDFETRRIIRRIDLESEPAPPEDGNREAPVGPAGRYVYWIRHKGNDLTVVDTSDYRVVGRIPLREKGPGNVTVARDGQTLYIPHYQAKALTIFDLRKKRQRVIPLPGYPSDIAIAPRGTLLVTSRDSNQLLAVDEATGAIQAVDVGRNPVGVAVTTDGSQAYVSHDTEAAVDVIDLTAVPFHIVGRVAVKGAGGSAVAAGPDGKYVYVAHCCANSTLTVISVATMSVTCELSLAPEGLDPVRIVFSPGGDEAFVLNSGSMNISSFRPPCGKPVAENPFDR; encoded by the coding sequence ATGATTCGACGCCTTTCCTCATGCGTTTGGATAATCGGGATCGCGGCGGGCCTTTCACTGGCCTTTTTATCATCGGCGGCCCTTCCCGATCCCTTCGGCGCGGAAACCGCGCCATCCCCGCAACCCCGATCGACGGTTATCTTCGAGGTTCCCCATTCCGATTCCATCGCCGTGTTCGACTTCGAAACCCGCCGCATCATACGGCGGATCGATCTCGAGTCGGAGCCGGCGCCGCCGGAGGATGGGAACCGGGAGGCGCCCGTCGGACCCGCCGGACGCTACGTCTACTGGATCCGTCATAAAGGTAACGACCTCACCGTGGTCGACACGAGCGATTATCGGGTGGTCGGGCGTATTCCTCTGAGGGAGAAGGGACCCGGGAACGTCACGGTGGCTCGGGACGGACAGACTCTCTATATTCCGCATTACCAGGCGAAGGCCCTGACGATCTTCGACCTTAGGAAGAAAAGACAACGCGTGATCCCGCTGCCCGGTTACCCGAGCGATATTGCGATTGCGCCACGCGGGACTCTTCTGGTCACGAGCCGGGATTCGAACCAATTGTTGGCGGTCGACGAGGCCACGGGCGCGATCCAAGCGGTCGACGTCGGGCGCAACCCGGTCGGCGTGGCCGTAACGACGGACGGGTCGCAGGCCTACGTCTCCCACGACACCGAAGCCGCCGTCGACGTGATCGACCTGACGGCGGTCCCGTTTCATATCGTCGGGCGCGTCGCGGTCAAAGGGGCGGGCGGATCGGCCGTGGCGGCGGGACCGGACGGAAAGTATGTCTACGTGGCGCACTGCTGCGCGAACAGCACACTGACCGTGATCTCCGTCGCAACGATGTCGGTGACCTGCGAGCTGTCCCTGGCACCGGAGGGATTGGACCCGGTCCGGATCGTCTTCTCGCCCGGCGGTGACGAGGCCTTTGTCCTCAACAGCGGATCGATGAATATCTCGTCCTTCCGCCCGCCGTGCGGCAAGCCCGTCGCCGAGAATCCGTTTGATCGGTGA
- a CDS encoding aldehyde dehydrogenase family protein, which produces MHGKNFIDGRWVDSRTGETFESRNPANRDEVLGTFPLSNAQDVDEAVRAARKAYPAWREMSRIKRGEIFDQFVQLVRKDHEELSRLMARECGKAINESRADVTEGIHMAQYVFGAARMPAGDVLASEIAEKDAYMLRHPKGVVAAITPWNFPFAIPLWLLGPSLVEGNTVVFKPSEDTPLLGHKVVEYLERAGIPAGVLNLVQGDGERAGRPLTSHPGVDVVAFTGSYEVGSEIRRVCAESPHKFAVCEMGGKNAVIVFEDADFSIALNAAVLSAYKTTGQRCVSSGKLIVHEAIYAKFCEEFVKLSGRVTVGDPLDEKTFMGPLINEGGRKKMEFYNDLARKEGGRVLLEGGPLTGKEYGRGQFVSPFVYQMDYSPKSRVLREEVFAPNVAIVPFRSNEEAIKIYNDTDYGLALAVITEDYRKARRVREECDYGLGYVNLPSIGAEVHLPFGGVKRSGTGMPSASALIDAVTHKTAWTVNHAREIKMAQGLKARID; this is translated from the coding sequence ATCCACGGCAAGAATTTCATCGACGGACGGTGGGTGGATTCCCGCACGGGCGAAACGTTCGAGAGCCGCAACCCGGCCAACCGCGACGAGGTGCTGGGAACCTTTCCGCTGTCCAACGCGCAGGACGTCGACGAGGCGGTTCGGGCCGCCCGGAAGGCGTACCCCGCCTGGAGGGAGATGTCCCGGATCAAGCGGGGCGAGATCTTCGATCAATTTGTCCAGTTGGTCAGGAAGGATCATGAGGAGCTGTCGCGTCTCATGGCCCGGGAATGCGGCAAGGCGATCAACGAGTCCCGCGCCGATGTGACGGAAGGAATTCACATGGCCCAGTATGTCTTCGGCGCGGCCCGGATGCCGGCCGGGGATGTGCTGGCCTCCGAGATCGCCGAGAAGGACGCCTATATGCTCCGTCACCCCAAGGGCGTCGTGGCGGCCATCACCCCTTGGAATTTCCCGTTTGCCATCCCGCTCTGGCTGCTCGGTCCCTCGCTGGTCGAGGGGAACACGGTCGTGTTCAAGCCCTCCGAGGACACGCCGCTCCTCGGCCATAAGGTCGTCGAGTACCTGGAGCGCGCCGGGATTCCGGCCGGGGTCTTGAATTTGGTTCAGGGCGACGGGGAGCGCGCCGGCCGTCCCCTGACTTCCCATCCCGGGGTCGACGTGGTCGCCTTCACGGGATCGTATGAGGTCGGTTCCGAAATCCGGAGGGTCTGCGCGGAGAGTCCTCATAAGTTCGCGGTCTGCGAGATGGGCGGGAAGAACGCCGTGATCGTTTTCGAGGACGCCGATTTTTCGATCGCGCTCAACGCGGCGGTGCTCTCGGCCTACAAGACCACCGGCCAGCGCTGCGTCTCGTCCGGAAAGCTGATTGTCCACGAGGCGATCTACGCCAAATTCTGCGAGGAGTTCGTGAAACTCTCAGGGCGCGTGACCGTCGGCGACCCCTTGGATGAAAAAACCTTCATGGGGCCCTTGATCAACGAGGGCGGCCGGAAGAAGATGGAGTTCTACAACGACCTGGCGCGGAAAGAGGGCGGCCGGGTTCTTCTCGAGGGCGGGCCACTCACGGGAAAGGAATACGGCCGCGGTCAGTTCGTCTCCCCATTCGTCTATCAGATGGACTATTCCCCGAAGTCCCGCGTGCTCCGGGAAGAGGTGTTCGCGCCGAACGTCGCCATCGTGCCCTTTCGATCGAACGAGGAAGCGATTAAAATTTACAACGATACCGATTACGGATTGGCCCTCGCCGTGATTACGGAGGACTACCGCAAAGCCCGGCGGGTCCGGGAGGAGTGCGATTACGGCCTGGGCTACGTGAATCTGCCTTCGATCGGCGCGGAGGTGCATCTTCCTTTCGGCGGCGTGAAGCGGAGCGGGACGGGGATGCCGTCGGCATCGGCCCTGATCGACGCCGTGACGCATAAGACGGCCTGGACGGTGAACCACGCCCGTGAAATCAAGATGGCGCAGGGGCTGAAAGCCCGGATCGATTAA
- the proC gene encoding pyrroline-5-carboxylate reductase, with translation MAKLSRKLGVIGAGRMGSALIRGLIKAKVLSPDKVITADPDRAALEHLKKETGVKVTADNALVAKSAEIILLALKPDLVRPILQYIKGVLTRDHLIVTIAAGVPIRQIEEVAGSEARIIRVMPNTPALIGRGAAAFSPGKKATKQDVEDVRSILEAVGIAVELPEKYLDAVTGLSGSGPAFVFMMIEALADGGVKMGLPRAVAMLLAAQTVAGAAEMVLQMKRHPGELKDQVASPGGTTIAGISQLERGGLRATLIEAVEAATKRSMELGKA, from the coding sequence ATGGCAAAGCTGAGTCGAAAGCTGGGCGTAATCGGGGCGGGGCGCATGGGCTCGGCCCTGATCCGCGGACTGATCAAGGCCAAGGTGCTGTCTCCGGACAAGGTGATCACCGCCGATCCGGATCGGGCCGCACTGGAGCATCTCAAAAAGGAAACCGGGGTTAAAGTGACGGCCGACAACGCCCTGGTGGCGAAGTCGGCCGAAATTATTTTATTGGCCTTGAAGCCGGACCTTGTCCGGCCGATCCTTCAGTACATCAAGGGGGTCCTGACGCGGGATCACCTGATCGTCACGATCGCGGCGGGGGTCCCGATCCGGCAGATCGAAGAGGTGGCCGGCTCCGAGGCCCGGATCATCCGGGTGATGCCGAACACGCCGGCCCTCATCGGCCGGGGAGCGGCGGCCTTCAGCCCCGGGAAGAAAGCGACCAAACAGGACGTGGAGGATGTCCGGTCGATTCTGGAAGCGGTGGGGATCGCGGTGGAATTGCCGGAAAAGTATCTCGACGCGGTGACGGGTCTGTCGGGCAGCGGCCCGGCCTTTGTCTTCATGATGATCGAGGCGCTCGCGGACGGCGGCGTGAAGATGGGGCTGCCGCGGGCCGTGGCGATGCTTTTGGCGGCGCAGACGGTGGCCGGCGCGGCCGAGATGGTGCTCCAGATGAAGCGGCATCCCGGAGAACTCAAGGACCAGGTGGCCTCGCCCGGGGGGACGACGATCGCGGGCATCTCCCAGCTGGAACGCGGAGGGCTGCGGGCGACGCTGATCGAGGCGGTCGAGGCGGCGACGAAGCGGTCGATGGAGTTGGGCAAAGCCTGA
- a CDS encoding DoxX family protein, with protein MAGFMGFLNRQAYALMRIVVGFLFLWHGAQKLFSFPMPMPPGVPAFITYIAGPIELVGGTLVMIGLFTRWAAFLCSGLMAVAYWMAHGTKALLPIQNGGELAAIYCFVFLFISTQGGGLWSSESDRGGK; from the coding sequence ATGGCGGGATTCATGGGTTTTTTAAACCGGCAGGCTTACGCGTTGATGCGGATCGTGGTCGGGTTCCTCTTTCTGTGGCACGGCGCACAGAAATTGTTCTCCTTTCCCATGCCGATGCCGCCCGGGGTCCCCGCGTTTATTACCTACATCGCCGGTCCGATCGAGCTCGTGGGAGGGACGCTCGTCATGATCGGGCTCTTCACGCGCTGGGCGGCCTTCCTTTGCAGCGGTCTGATGGCCGTCGCGTACTGGATGGCGCACGGGACGAAGGCGCTGTTGCCGATACAGAACGGAGGAGAGCTGGCCGCGATCTACTGCTTCGTTTTTCTGTTCATCTCCACGCAGGGCGGAGGACTCTGGAGCTCGGAATCCGATCGCGGGGGTAAATAG
- a CDS encoding molybdopterin-binding protein, translated as MLRSVQALGLTLLAACDKLSQSGWFPRILGAAEGLTREGQRLITPRMAMAPEYSEAERSPVFPTNGTIDPDNPDYRALSQNDFAGWTLAVSGLVEHPAKLSLAELRGFPSRTQITRHDCVEGWSAIAKWKGVPLGEILNRVRPLPSARYVVFYCADPDDSGLAYYESIDFDDAYHPQTLLAYEINDRVLPVAHGAPIRLRLERQLGYKMAKYVMRIELVEDFKSIGGGRGGYWEDQGYEWYAGI; from the coding sequence ATGCTCCGGTCCGTTCAGGCCCTCGGCCTGACGCTTCTGGCCGCATGCGATAAGCTGTCGCAGTCTGGATGGTTTCCGAGAATCCTGGGTGCCGCCGAGGGGCTGACCCGGGAGGGCCAGCGTCTCATCACCCCGAGAATGGCGATGGCCCCGGAATATTCGGAGGCCGAGCGGTCGCCCGTCTTTCCGACCAACGGCACCATCGACCCGGACAATCCGGACTACCGGGCGCTGTCCCAGAATGACTTCGCCGGCTGGACCTTGGCCGTGTCGGGGCTGGTCGAGCATCCGGCCAAGCTGTCGCTGGCGGAGTTGCGCGGGTTTCCATCCCGCACGCAGATCACCCGCCACGATTGCGTCGAAGGCTGGAGCGCCATCGCGAAATGGAAGGGGGTCCCCCTGGGCGAGATCCTGAATCGGGTCCGTCCTCTCCCGTCCGCACGCTACGTCGTCTTTTACTGCGCCGACCCCGACGATTCGGGCCTTGCCTATTACGAGAGCATCGATTTTGACGACGCCTACCATCCGCAAACCCTCCTGGCCTATGAAATCAACGACCGGGTCCTCCCCGTCGCCCACGGCGCCCCGATCCGCCTTCGCCTCGAGCGGCAGCTCGGATACAAGATGGCCAAGTACGTCATGCGGATCGAGCTGGTCGAGGATTTTAAATCGATCGGCGGGGGTCGCGGAGGGTATTGGGAGGACCAGGGATATGAATGGTACGCCGGGATTTGA
- a CDS encoding cytochrome b/b6 domain-containing protein: MSDIVGTGGPSDEKDRPEQAARSEPDEPIASPDLPSAPVLPEPLSPSPHGAPAVRWIYRHTLPVRLAHWINVFCLPVLVMSGLQIFNAHPALYWGERSDRDRPILALDSDFSEAEGLRGVTRVFGYSFDTTGWLGASSDSSGKLHRRGFPSWATIPSFQWLAMGRRWHFFFAWIFVINGVLFGLYTLLSRHFDRDLLPVPKDLRGIGRSVVDHLRFRHPAGEEAARYNVLQKIAYTGVVFVLGPLIVLTGLTMSPRMDAAYPGLLALFGGRQAARTVHFIVCFAFVGYTSAHLFMVAVTGLWNNLRSMVIGRYRVAELGDVDHDP; the protein is encoded by the coding sequence ATGTCGGATATCGTTGGAACAGGCGGTCCGTCGGACGAGAAGGATCGACCGGAACAAGCGGCCCGATCCGAGCCCGATGAACCGATCGCTTCACCGGACCTTCCAAGCGCTCCGGTCCTGCCGGAGCCGTTGTCTCCGTCGCCGCACGGGGCTCCCGCCGTCCGCTGGATTTACCGGCATACGCTTCCGGTGCGTCTCGCCCACTGGATCAATGTTTTCTGCCTTCCCGTTCTGGTGATGAGCGGCCTCCAGATCTTCAACGCCCACCCGGCCCTTTACTGGGGCGAGCGGTCGGATCGGGACCGGCCGATCCTCGCGCTGGATTCCGATTTTTCGGAAGCGGAGGGACTTCGCGGCGTGACGCGCGTCTTCGGTTATTCGTTCGATACAACCGGCTGGCTGGGGGCCTCCAGCGATTCAAGCGGGAAGCTTCATCGCCGCGGCTTTCCGTCATGGGCCACGATTCCAAGCTTCCAATGGCTGGCGATGGGGCGCCGGTGGCATTTCTTTTTTGCCTGGATCTTCGTCATCAACGGCGTTCTCTTCGGCCTTTACACCCTTCTGAGCCGTCATTTTGATCGGGACCTCCTCCCGGTTCCGAAGGACCTTCGCGGTATCGGCCGTTCCGTGGTGGACCATCTGCGCTTTCGCCATCCGGCGGGAGAGGAGGCGGCCCGGTATAATGTCCTGCAGAAGATCGCCTATACCGGCGTGGTGTTCGTCCTGGGGCCCCTCATCGTCCTGACCGGCCTGACGATGTCCCCGCGGATGGACGCCGCGTATCCCGGCCTCCTCGCCCTTTTTGGCGGACGGCAAGCGGCAAGGACCGTCCATTTCATCGTCTGCTTTGCGTTCGTCGGATACACCTCGGCGCATCTCTTCATGGTGGCCGTGACTGGGCTTTGGAACAATCTCCGTTCCATGGTGATCGGGCGCTACCGCGTGGCGGAGTTGGGGGACGTCGATCATGATCCGTAA